The following are from one region of the Pseudohongiella spirulinae genome:
- a CDS encoding MlaE family ABC transporter permease: MKAQADVLEIGSDGLLRLRGEWTLADYSLLRTLRLDGSTDTTSIDASELIALDTAGATALINLLGAERLLALLPQSRGLSDERLALLNTVAQALVDQSGNLPSKRWRFGDGLEHFGRQVMSGWRQVLQFLSFLGEALLSFFSLLPRPWRWRVTALVAQIHQAGLNAVPIVLLLNFLVGAVVAFLGATVLRDFGATIYTVDLVAYAFMRELGVLLAAILLAGRTASAFTAQIGSMKINEELDALHVQGFSTMELLVLPRMLALVIVLPLLTFLAILAGMLGGAVVSLLTLDISLARYIAIVQEIPIRHILLGLSKSPIFAVLIALIGCLEGLKVAGSAQSVGEHTTSAVVQSIFAVILLDAVAALFFMQMGW; this comes from the coding sequence ATGAAAGCGCAGGCTGATGTTCTGGAAATAGGCAGCGACGGCTTGCTCCGGCTGCGAGGCGAGTGGACGCTGGCAGATTATTCGCTGCTCAGAACATTGCGGCTGGATGGGTCCACTGATACTACTTCTATTGATGCATCAGAACTGATTGCTCTGGATACAGCCGGCGCTACCGCACTGATTAATTTATTGGGAGCAGAACGTTTACTGGCGCTGTTGCCGCAAAGTCGCGGTCTGTCGGATGAGCGCCTGGCTTTGCTGAATACGGTCGCGCAAGCACTTGTTGATCAGTCCGGCAATCTGCCGTCAAAACGATGGCGCTTTGGTGACGGCCTTGAGCACTTCGGCCGTCAGGTGATGAGTGGTTGGCGCCAGGTATTACAATTTCTGAGCTTTCTGGGTGAAGCACTGCTGTCGTTTTTCTCATTATTACCGCGTCCGTGGCGCTGGCGGGTCACGGCCCTGGTTGCGCAGATACATCAGGCCGGACTGAATGCAGTGCCAATTGTATTGTTGCTGAACTTTTTGGTCGGCGCCGTGGTGGCTTTTTTGGGGGCAACCGTATTAAGGGATTTTGGCGCCACGATCTATACGGTTGACCTGGTGGCTTACGCCTTTATGCGAGAGTTGGGCGTGTTGTTGGCGGCAATTCTGCTGGCCGGCCGAACGGCCAGCGCGTTCACGGCACAGATCGGTTCCATGAAAATCAATGAGGAGCTGGATGCCTTGCACGTTCAGGGCTTCAGTACCATGGAGCTGTTGGTGTTGCCACGCATGCTGGCCCTGGTGATTGTGTTGCCCCTGCTGACCTTTCTCGCCATTCTGGCTGGCATGTTGGGCGGTGCGGTCGTCTCGCTGCTGACTCTGGATATTTCTCTGGCGCGCTATATCGCGATTGTGCAGGAGATTCCCATTCGCCATATCCTGCTGGGTTTAAGCAAGTCACCGATATTTGCGGTGTTGATTGCGCTGATAGGCTGCCTTGAGGGGCTCAAAGTGGCGGGCAGCGCTCAGTCAGTCGGTGAGCACACCACCTCGGCGGTCGTTCAGTCAATATTTGCGGTAATTCTGCTGGATGCCGTAGCCGCTTTATTTTTTATGCAGATGGGGTGGTAG
- a CDS encoding pyridoxamine 5'-phosphate oxidase family protein: MAERFPDLNQQHMDFIADQHLYFVGTAAAEGHVNVSPKGTDTFRIIDANTVAWMNLTGSGNETAAHLLENSRMTVMFCSFERQPLILRLYGQARTIHARDAEWPGLSALFPDYTGARQIFVLNITLVQTSCGYAVPFYDYTGERPTLTKWADKRGRDGIRQYWQEKNTLSLDGRDTGINE; this comes from the coding sequence ATGGCAGAACGTTTTCCCGACCTGAACCAGCAGCACATGGATTTTATTGCTGATCAGCATCTCTATTTTGTTGGCACTGCGGCGGCTGAAGGGCATGTGAATGTCTCGCCGAAGGGAACTGACACCTTCAGAATAATCGACGCCAATACCGTTGCCTGGATGAATCTGACGGGTAGTGGCAATGAAACAGCGGCGCACTTGCTTGAAAATTCGCGTATGACAGTCATGTTTTGTTCATTTGAACGTCAGCCACTGATTCTGCGGTTGTACGGGCAGGCGCGGACCATACACGCGCGAGATGCAGAGTGGCCAGGCTTGTCTGCATTGTTTCCGGATTACACCGGTGCACGGCAGATTTTTGTCTTGAATATTACGCTGGTCCAAACGTCCTGTGGTTATGCTGTGCCGTTTTATGACTACACAGGAGAGCGACCAACCTTGACCAAATGGGCCGACAAGCGCGGCCGAGATGGCATCAGACAATACTGGCAGGAAAAAAATACACTCAGTCTGGATGGCAGGGATACAGGTATCAATGAGTAA
- a CDS encoding cyclase family protein: MKIVPVVLFFVFACSSVVAQDWVPSQFGADDRIGAANHLSPELVLQAAGLITTGKVYSLGIETAEDSPAYGTRTFDMQIIASGTQVPVGADVVTSNDERVTTSFGIGSQIDGLGHLGIGNQYYNGLTAAEIVRPDGLAELGTHTIPPIVTRGVLLDMTRHYGVDMVPEGTAFNRAEIQAVAQAQGVQLQQGDVVLFHTGWMQLLGRDNERFISSQPGPGVEGAEYLADLGVVAIGADTPALEVIPFENPQRVFAVHQTLLAKKGVYILESMNTAELAADGVQEFMFVLGQPKFKGAVQVVINPIAIR; the protein is encoded by the coding sequence ATGAAAATTGTGCCTGTTGTGTTGTTTTTTGTTTTTGCATGCAGTTCAGTCGTTGCCCAGGATTGGGTGCCATCACAATTCGGCGCTGATGATCGTATTGGTGCTGCGAACCACCTCAGTCCAGAGCTGGTATTGCAGGCTGCGGGATTGATAACAACTGGCAAAGTCTATTCGCTGGGCATCGAAACAGCCGAAGACTCTCCCGCATACGGTACGCGCACTTTCGACATGCAAATCATCGCGTCCGGGACCCAGGTTCCGGTTGGTGCCGACGTGGTCACCTCAAACGATGAGCGGGTGACGACCAGTTTTGGTATCGGTTCGCAGATTGACGGGCTGGGACACCTCGGCATCGGCAACCAGTATTACAATGGCCTGACCGCGGCGGAGATTGTCCGCCCGGATGGTCTGGCTGAGCTGGGCACTCATACGATACCTCCTATTGTGACACGTGGCGTCTTGCTGGATATGACCCGACACTACGGAGTGGATATGGTGCCCGAGGGCACGGCTTTTAATCGCGCCGAAATACAGGCGGTGGCTCAGGCTCAGGGTGTACAGTTACAGCAGGGCGATGTTGTACTTTTTCACACGGGCTGGATGCAGCTTCTGGGCCGTGACAATGAGCGGTTCATTTCCAGTCAACCCGGCCCGGGTGTGGAAGGTGCTGAATACCTGGCAGACCTGGGAGTGGTTGCCATCGGCGCCGATACACCGGCTCTGGAAGTGATACCCTTTGAGAACCCTCAGCGAGTGTTTGCTGTCCACCAGACGCTGCTGGCGAAAAAAGGCGTTTACATACTTGAGAGTATGAATACAGCCGAACTCGCGGCTGATGGTGTTCAGGAGTTTATGTTCGTGCTGGGCCAGCCGAAGTTCAAAGGTGCCGTGCAGGTAGTCATTAACCCGATTGCAATCCGATAG
- a CDS encoding limonene-1,2-epoxide hydrolase family protein, with translation MSSNKEVIRSFIHAWSRLDANELADFFSDDGTYHNMPSKPVVGKRNIKLFIEKFIANWNSTSWDILTIVEDGDTVICERLDITRTSTGDVHLPCCGVFEMQDGKIHIWRDYFDLNTYMKGITP, from the coding sequence ATGAGCAGCAACAAAGAAGTAATAAGGAGTTTTATCCATGCATGGAGCCGACTGGATGCCAATGAGTTGGCAGATTTCTTTTCTGACGACGGAACCTACCACAATATGCCATCAAAGCCGGTTGTGGGGAAGCGCAACATCAAGCTGTTTATTGAAAAGTTTATTGCCAACTGGAATTCCACGTCATGGGATATTCTGACGATTGTTGAAGATGGCGATACAGTAATTTGCGAGCGCCTTGACATAACCAGGACCAGCACTGGCGATGTTCATCTGCCCTGCTGTGGCGTGTTTGAAATGCAGGACGGAAAGATTCATATCTGGCGAGACTATTTTGACCTCAACACTTATATGAAGGGAATCACACCATGA
- a CDS encoding penicillin-binding transpeptidase domain-containing protein, producing MKRVFAALLMLCTTLVDADDWQDSPAVAALFRAQNISGTFVVYDVSANQMIGFDHHRANLRYPPAATFNLPHTLIGLSTGSVSDLDDSRSLDISLREALISHDPDAYQTLARLIGPIQMQWHLSALIYGNREFGSVLDTFWHDGPLQISAIEQVRFLSLLSRDALPFSREILSDVRELVLQEQGDDWRLYAISGIDEASGTGVGWWVGWLTRGEQLYTFALNLDVNNESDITQQVQLGRKSLTAMGLLELK from the coding sequence ATGAAGAGAGTTTTTGCTGCCCTGTTAATGTTGTGTACAACACTGGTTGACGCCGACGACTGGCAAGACAGTCCGGCCGTTGCGGCGTTGTTTCGTGCGCAAAATATAAGCGGGACGTTTGTTGTTTATGATGTGAGTGCTAATCAGATGATTGGCTTTGATCACCACCGCGCAAACCTGCGCTATCCTCCGGCCGCCACGTTCAACCTGCCACACACACTGATCGGCTTATCCACCGGTTCAGTATCTGACCTGGACGATTCGCGCTCACTGGATATCTCTTTACGAGAAGCCCTTATCTCTCATGACCCTGATGCCTACCAGACACTGGCCCGCCTGATCGGGCCTATTCAGATGCAATGGCACTTGTCTGCATTAATTTACGGGAACCGTGAATTCGGCTCAGTGCTGGACACTTTCTGGCATGACGGACCTTTACAGATCAGTGCCATTGAGCAGGTCAGATTTTTGTCGCTGCTTTCTCGGGACGCCCTGCCGTTTTCGCGGGAAATACTCAGCGATGTACGAGAGCTGGTGCTTCAGGAACAAGGTGATGATTGGCGACTGTATGCGATTTCGGGCATTGACGAAGCGTCCGGTACGGGAGTTGGCTGGTGGGTTGGTTGGCTCACGAGGGGAGAGCAGCTCTATACCTTTGCACTGAACCTGGATGTTAATAACGAGTCAGATATCACACAACAGGTACAACTGGGTCGTAAGAGTCTGACAGCGATGGGTCTACTGGAACTAAAATAA
- a CDS encoding ATP-grasp domain-containing protein — MNLVSFDVFRTLGFPNTTVLKSSQIFASKDLLREADWVLFPEYWQLNALVYGLNCRVFPSEASYRIGHDKVEMTRAFEMVAPEAVPLTLIEANSPETQQRLWEQMSLPFVAKLPRASMGNGVWLIESRQDWQAYCQQSPVLYVQEYLPITRDARIVVVGERVVAAYWRLQAEQGFYNNLSKGGQLDDSPVPPIMTDLALRLAKSLGVDHAGFDIALVDGHPYVLEFNRLFGNQGLAQGSVLKDAILDYLSSQTEPEDPDGPAPVWPLAV; from the coding sequence ATGAATCTGGTCTCTTTTGATGTGTTTCGTACTCTGGGTTTTCCCAATACCACTGTGCTGAAGTCCTCTCAGATATTCGCCAGCAAAGATCTTCTGCGTGAGGCTGACTGGGTGCTGTTTCCAGAATATTGGCAGTTAAACGCGCTGGTATACGGCTTGAACTGTCGGGTCTTTCCAAGTGAGGCCAGTTATCGCATCGGACACGATAAAGTTGAAATGACTCGTGCCTTTGAGATGGTTGCGCCGGAAGCGGTGCCACTGACGCTGATAGAAGCGAACTCGCCCGAAACTCAGCAGCGACTGTGGGAGCAAATGTCCTTGCCATTCGTGGCTAAACTCCCCAGGGCAAGTATGGGCAATGGTGTGTGGCTGATCGAATCGAGGCAGGACTGGCAGGCATATTGTCAGCAGTCACCGGTGCTCTACGTTCAGGAATATCTGCCGATCACGCGCGATGCCAGGATTGTGGTGGTGGGTGAGCGCGTAGTTGCTGCGTATTGGCGGCTGCAGGCCGAGCAGGGTTTCTACAATAATCTTTCGAAAGGCGGCCAGCTTGACGATAGCCCAGTGCCACCGATAATGACAGATCTGGCATTGCGCCTGGCTAAATCTCTGGGCGTCGATCATGCGGGATTCGACATCGCGCTGGTCGATGGCCACCCCTATGTACTTGAGTTTAACCGCCTGTTTGGTAATCAAGGGCTGGCTCAGGGTTCGGTGCTCAAGGACGCGATTCTGGACTACCTGAGCAGCCAGACTGAACCTGAAGACCCTGATGGCCCGGCACCCGTCTGGCCGCTTGCGGTCTGA
- a CDS encoding alpha/beta hydrolase family protein, which yields MEVRDNDALLLSYFRHGVYAGIQETRVGLHCRVFHPVNMTDGRHPLVVWGNGTHASPASYRDLLEHWASHGFVVAAAMAPNAGRGVEMRQCMTALLDENIRSGSVFLNKIDPSRIGVAGHSQGGGGALMLGRDLRVTTTIAIQPYILGLGHNLSASAHQNGPVLLLSGADDLTSSPETNQQPVFEQANVPVTWLTLRGATHMAPMSTGGSYRGPMTAWLRWHLLGDKQAARLFEGDNCVLCLDERWTVRRKNSD from the coding sequence TTGGAGGTCCGTGACAATGACGCACTGCTGCTCAGCTACTTTCGCCATGGTGTTTACGCGGGAATCCAGGAAACTCGCGTCGGATTGCATTGCAGGGTTTTCCACCCGGTTAATATGACGGACGGGCGTCATCCACTGGTGGTCTGGGGTAACGGCACTCATGCCAGCCCGGCATCGTATCGGGATCTTCTGGAGCACTGGGCGAGCCATGGATTTGTGGTGGCTGCGGCAATGGCGCCAAATGCAGGGCGAGGTGTAGAAATGCGCCAATGTATGACAGCATTGCTCGATGAAAATATACGCAGTGGCAGTGTGTTTCTGAATAAAATCGACCCATCCCGTATTGGAGTTGCCGGTCACTCGCAGGGTGGCGGTGGCGCATTGATGCTGGGGCGTGACCTGCGCGTAACAACCACGATCGCCATTCAGCCCTACATTCTGGGGCTGGGTCACAATCTGTCTGCATCGGCGCACCAGAACGGTCCGGTATTATTGCTTTCCGGTGCAGATGATCTGACATCGAGTCCGGAAACCAATCAGCAACCGGTGTTCGAGCAGGCTAATGTGCCGGTGACCTGGCTGACATTGCGCGGCGCAACCCATATGGCTCCAATGAGTACCGGGGGCAGTTACCGCGGTCCTATGACAGCCTGGTTACGCTGGCACTTGCTGGGCGATAAGCAGGCCGCCCGATTGTTTGAAGGTGATAATTGCGTACTCTGTCTCGATGAGCGCTGGACTGTCAGACGCAAAAATTCAGATTGA
- a CDS encoding ABC transporter substrate-binding protein, which yields MPTKCLKSRSVHPYLTALMITVATFVGCFTHAQSNESLERQDPVNVAIVGPMAGTSFAVGMQFKAGVHAAINNMAEGSLLGRHIRITEYDDRCAEAVAESLSRDLVKSPPDIVIGHSCSATTQVSAPIYAASNILQISPASTGSGITEMGITTIFRMIGRDDEQGLI from the coding sequence ATGCCGACCAAATGCCTGAAATCCAGGTCAGTCCATCCTTATCTTACCGCGCTGATGATCACGGTGGCCACTTTTGTCGGTTGTTTCACTCATGCACAAAGCAATGAGTCATTGGAGCGCCAGGACCCCGTGAATGTAGCAATTGTCGGCCCAATGGCAGGCACCAGTTTTGCGGTTGGTATGCAATTCAAGGCAGGCGTTCATGCAGCCATAAACAATATGGCTGAAGGATCCTTATTGGGCCGCCACATCCGCATAACGGAATACGATGACCGATGCGCTGAAGCGGTCGCTGAGTCCTTGTCACGAGATTTGGTGAAATCACCGCCAGACATTGTTATCGGTCATTCCTGCTCTGCAACAACGCAGGTATCAGCTCCTATTTACGCTGCCAGTAACATTCTGCAGATCTCACCGGCATCAACCGGTTCCGGCATTACAGAGATGGGCATCACCACTATTTTCAGGATGATCGGGCGTGATGACGAACAAGGGCTGATATAG
- a CDS encoding GGDEF domain-containing protein — MHDQVTEAGGLLNLRRDELLLVIRAEHLNQQNLALIGRLDQATAALVNHELLTIDQQGASLAASGRLSLIFLISVAALGLSGLIVFFYLHVQRHLVRRLGELSEGMQMIATGRYDIALPSQRSDELGRLGRAVHQFHKVTLEASRREAELQRLNKRLEQLSISDPLTGMPNRRRFDQVLPNEWARAARAGKSIAVLMIDVDWFKAYNDLYGHQKGDVCLKMIASAMMDELKRPTDLASRYGGEEFTVVLTDCTIDGALHVAARIRQAVEAMHIPHKGSDYGVVTVSIGAAAAKPSSDSDAELIVRQADQALYRAKSAGRNTIIDY, encoded by the coding sequence TTGCATGATCAGGTAACTGAAGCTGGCGGCTTACTGAACCTGCGAAGAGACGAGTTGTTACTGGTTATCCGGGCAGAACATCTGAACCAACAGAATCTGGCACTCATTGGCAGACTGGATCAGGCAACTGCAGCATTGGTCAATCACGAGTTGCTCACCATAGATCAGCAAGGCGCGAGTCTGGCCGCCAGCGGTCGATTGTCGTTGATTTTTCTGATTTCCGTCGCTGCACTGGGGCTTAGTGGTTTGATCGTTTTCTTCTATTTGCATGTGCAGAGACATCTTGTCAGAAGACTGGGAGAGCTTAGCGAGGGTATGCAAATGATTGCAACAGGCCGCTATGATATTGCGCTCCCGTCTCAGAGATCCGATGAACTGGGTCGCCTCGGACGTGCGGTCCATCAGTTTCATAAAGTGACTCTGGAGGCCAGTCGCCGGGAAGCAGAATTACAACGGCTCAACAAAAGACTGGAACAACTCTCTATTTCAGACCCACTCACCGGGATGCCGAACAGACGTCGCTTTGATCAGGTATTGCCTAATGAATGGGCACGTGCGGCACGAGCTGGCAAATCGATTGCTGTCCTGATGATTGATGTTGACTGGTTCAAGGCCTATAACGATCTTTACGGGCATCAAAAAGGTGACGTTTGCCTGAAAATGATTGCATCGGCGATGATGGATGAACTGAAACGGCCTACCGACCTGGCATCCCGCTACGGTGGTGAAGAGTTCACTGTTGTATTGACTGACTGCACCATTGACGGCGCTTTGCACGTAGCAGCCAGAATCAGGCAAGCCGTGGAGGCCATGCACATACCCCACAAGGGTTCAGACTACGGGGTGGTGACTGTCAGTATTGGTGCTGCCGCTGCCAAACCATCATCGGACTCGGATGCTGAATTGATTGTGCGACAGGCAGACCAGGCGCTTTATCGCGCAAAATCTGCCGGTCGCAATACGATCATTGATTATTAA
- a CDS encoding tetratricopeptide repeat protein yields MKPLRFKSLPMLAVLATLAACGQEQSQEPVQTRAPAAALPQLAISDMMICAEELAPLIDNTGSFSRPIGTGAEIAQAYFDQGLRLTYGYYFPEAIASFDAALCFEPNNPMIHWGKALAIGPNPNSRYGGAPDDPQGAGKAAIERARSLSDTLPPAERGLIDALAALYDVENYPDQMARTEAFIEAAERNYSSHSADLEAAFLVAHGIMMSTPWTYYSYIDGSPLPRVERARQVLEQGMAQSPEHPGLTHLHIHLLEASFEPQSAEASADRLESLMPMAGHMVHMPGHIYMRLGRYDDAITTNERSLAADDVVRQAWGNRELPRTGTYFVSATNHGGHARMFIHWGGLLQGNFERAASVSGPMVQMANAEALGRGSGLRTPVAHWMTLKAFGRFDDLLAIENPAPDQPYLKGMLHWLQGAAHASKGHIPMAESELQSLREIRQDTPALSTMRASTNTAADLLEIADHMLAGEIDNAKQEYDSAINHFTQAVALQDQLRYMEPPDWLQSTRLFLGQALINAGRAEEAIAVFERDLLLLNENGWALHGLAQALEAVGDAAQAAEVRARQAQAWADADVELNAAHF; encoded by the coding sequence ATGAAACCCCTGCGATTCAAGAGCCTTCCCATGCTGGCCGTGTTGGCAACCCTCGCTGCCTGCGGTCAGGAACAGAGTCAGGAACCTGTTCAGACGCGTGCGCCAGCTGCGGCTTTGCCGCAGCTGGCAATCTCCGACATGATGATCTGTGCTGAGGAGCTGGCGCCACTGATTGACAATACGGGCAGTTTCAGTCGGCCGATCGGAACCGGGGCGGAGATTGCCCAGGCCTATTTTGATCAGGGTTTGAGGCTGACTTATGGCTATTATTTTCCCGAAGCAATTGCGTCATTCGACGCGGCACTGTGTTTTGAGCCCAATAATCCCATGATTCATTGGGGCAAGGCCCTGGCCATAGGCCCCAATCCCAATAGCCGTTATGGCGGTGCGCCGGATGATCCGCAAGGCGCAGGCAAGGCTGCTATTGAGAGGGCAAGGTCGCTCAGCGACACTCTGCCGCCAGCAGAGCGGGGTCTGATAGACGCCTTGGCCGCCCTGTATGATGTTGAAAACTACCCTGATCAGATGGCTCGCACTGAGGCTTTTATTGAAGCCGCCGAGCGAAACTACAGTTCTCACAGCGCTGATCTGGAAGCCGCCTTTCTGGTTGCTCATGGCATCATGATGTCCACGCCGTGGACCTATTATTCCTATATAGATGGTAGCCCGCTGCCCAGGGTCGAGCGTGCCAGGCAGGTGCTGGAGCAGGGCATGGCACAAAGCCCGGAGCACCCGGGACTGACGCACCTGCATATCCACCTGCTGGAGGCATCGTTTGAGCCGCAGAGCGCAGAGGCCTCTGCAGATCGCCTGGAGTCGTTAATGCCGATGGCCGGCCATATGGTGCACATGCCTGGCCATATTTACATGCGACTGGGCCGTTATGATGATGCCATCACAACCAACGAACGTTCTTTGGCGGCTGACGATGTGGTTCGACAGGCGTGGGGGAATCGTGAGTTGCCCCGCACTGGAACTTACTTTGTGTCGGCGACCAATCACGGTGGCCATGCGCGTATGTTTATTCACTGGGGTGGCCTGCTGCAAGGCAATTTTGAGCGTGCTGCCAGCGTCTCCGGCCCGATGGTGCAAATGGCCAATGCCGAAGCACTGGGTCGAGGGTCGGGCTTGCGCACGCCGGTCGCGCACTGGATGACACTTAAAGCCTTCGGTCGCTTCGACGATCTGCTGGCAATCGAGAATCCGGCACCCGATCAGCCCTATTTGAAGGGTATGCTGCATTGGTTACAGGGTGCGGCTCATGCCAGCAAAGGTCATATTCCCATGGCAGAATCTGAGCTGCAGTCTTTGCGAGAGATCCGTCAAGACACACCGGCACTGAGCACCATGCGCGCTAGCACCAACACCGCAGCCGACCTGCTGGAAATTGCCGATCACATGCTGGCTGGTGAAATTGATAACGCTAAACAGGAGTACGACAGCGCCATTAACCACTTTACTCAAGCGGTAGCGCTGCAGGATCAGTTACGTTACATGGAGCCACCGGATTGGCTGCAATCGACGCGTCTATTCCTGGGTCAGGCACTGATCAATGCAGGCCGAGCCGAAGAGGCGATTGCCGTGTTTGAGCGCGATCTGCTGCTGCTGAATGAAAATGGCTGGGCGTTGCATGGATTGGCACAGGCCCTGGAAGCTGTTGGCGATGCAGCGCAAGCTGCGGAGGTGCGTGCACGCCAGGCCCAGGCATGGGCTGATGCAGATGTTGAGCTCAATGCTGCACATTTTTAA
- a CDS encoding TonB-dependent siderophore receptor → MTSPLPVRLLSASLAVTGLTLASPALIAQSAAEIEEIIVSTQRQAYRGDFTALETPQSIQVLNVELMEQAGVTDLNQALDLSAAVARQNNFGGLWNSFAVRGFAGDENLPSNYLVNGFNAGRGFGGSRDISGIQAVEVLKGPMAALFGRGEPGGAINLVTKRPTGVSAGQLRAGLDEFGTVRTDLDYSSNVIGDRAAFRLVGFRENGESFRDTVDWQAYGFTPSVIVQLAESTTLVYELETSRNKVPFDRGVVAVNGELGLIPPSRFLGEPGDGPMDAQVTGHQIELNQELNTSWNLLLGYNYRDTSLTGFSTEPELTGSRQRLDRDGRNLTRQRRLRNYDAEYQVIRAELNGQIELGGLSHRLIVGIDSDRFDNDQIFRRYRAPVLGSGTTLEQSLAIDIFNPVYGQFALPAPTPLTDRLEVLKATGIYVQDQINLTDALQIRVGLRFDDFSQRTDNRLNGRSSRQSDSRFSPQLGAVYMLGNQVSLYGTYGQGFRANSGTDVSGNSFAANESSSTEVGVKFELLNGGLQGNVALFRQNQENMLSGDAQNPGFSVAVGEARSRGLEFDLAGSHEGYDLHFSYAYVDAEATKGVLDFNFGRQISAGDKLINVPRHSLSAMISRDLTLDGRAVTFGGGVIYVGERAGETATSFMLPGYAVWRAYTAVELINNFNIKAELDNVFDKTYYSNSFSPLWIQPGTPRRARISAELRF, encoded by the coding sequence ATGACATCACCTCTTCCCGTCAGGCTGCTGAGTGCCTCCCTGGCCGTCACCGGTCTCACACTTGCCAGCCCCGCGCTTATCGCACAAAGCGCCGCAGAAATAGAAGAAATTATTGTGTCCACCCAGCGCCAGGCTTACCGTGGCGATTTCACTGCACTGGAAACACCACAGTCAATCCAGGTTCTCAACGTAGAGCTGATGGAGCAGGCCGGCGTCACTGACCTGAATCAGGCACTGGATCTTTCAGCGGCTGTGGCACGCCAGAACAATTTTGGTGGTCTGTGGAACAGCTTTGCGGTGCGTGGTTTTGCCGGCGATGAGAACCTGCCCAGCAATTACCTGGTCAATGGGTTTAATGCCGGCAGAGGCTTTGGCGGCTCGCGCGACATTTCCGGCATTCAGGCTGTTGAAGTGCTCAAGGGGCCGATGGCTGCGCTGTTCGGCCGCGGTGAACCGGGCGGTGCCATCAATCTGGTAACCAAGCGCCCGACTGGCGTATCTGCGGGACAATTACGGGCAGGTCTGGATGAGTTCGGCACAGTGCGCACTGATCTCGATTACAGCTCCAATGTCATTGGTGACCGGGCCGCCTTCCGTCTGGTGGGGTTCCGTGAGAACGGTGAGAGCTTTCGGGATACTGTGGACTGGCAAGCATATGGATTCACTCCATCGGTCATCGTTCAGTTGGCCGAATCCACAACACTGGTTTATGAGCTGGAAACATCGCGCAATAAAGTACCTTTCGACCGGGGCGTTGTCGCGGTCAATGGTGAGCTCGGCCTGATACCCCCATCACGCTTTCTGGGCGAGCCCGGCGATGGCCCAATGGACGCCCAGGTCACCGGGCATCAGATTGAGCTGAATCAAGAGCTCAACACCAGCTGGAATCTGTTGCTGGGTTACAACTATCGCGATACCTCGCTGACAGGCTTCTCAACGGAACCGGAATTGACAGGCAGTCGGCAACGCCTTGATCGAGACGGCCGCAACCTGACCCGCCAGCGACGCCTGCGAAATTATGACGCTGAATATCAGGTCATCCGGGCTGAACTGAATGGCCAGATTGAGCTGGGCGGCCTGTCACACCGCTTGATTGTCGGTATTGATTCGGATCGCTTTGACAACGATCAGATATTTCGTCGCTATCGCGCACCGGTCCTCGGGTCCGGTACGACACTGGAACAATCGCTTGCCATCGACATATTCAACCCTGTGTATGGCCAGTTTGCGCTACCCGCCCCGACACCACTGACCGATCGCCTGGAAGTCCTCAAAGCTACTGGCATTTACGTTCAGGATCAGATCAATCTGACCGATGCCCTGCAGATTCGTGTCGGGCTGCGTTTTGACGATTTCAGCCAGCGAACAGACAATCGCCTGAACGGCAGGTCATCGCGACAGTCAGACAGCCGCTTCAGCCCGCAACTGGGAGCCGTCTACATGCTTGGCAATCAGGTAAGTCTTTATGGCACCTACGGACAAGGCTTTCGGGCGAACTCTGGCACTGACGTGTCCGGCAACTCATTCGCAGCCAATGAAAGCAGCTCCACGGAGGTCGGCGTCAAGTTCGAACTGCTGAACGGTGGATTACAGGGCAATGTAGCGCTTTTCCGGCAGAATCAGGAAAACATGCTCAGTGGCGATGCTCAGAATCCAGGTTTCTCTGTGGCTGTTGGTGAAGCACGCAGTCGCGGACTTGAGTTTGATCTGGCAGGCAGCCATGAGGGTTATGACCTGCACTTTTCCTACGCTTATGTCGATGCAGAAGCCACCAAAGGTGTGCTGGATTTCAATTTCGGCCGCCAGATTTCAGCAGGCGACAAGTTGATTAACGTGCCGCGTCACTCACTCAGCGCAATGATCAGTCGAGACCTGACTCTGGATGGCAGGGCAGTCACCTTTGGGGGCGGTGTCATTTACGTTGGCGAGCGTGCAGGCGAGACCGCCACATCATTCATGCTGCCTGGCTACGCGGTCTGGCGCGCTTACACGGCTGTTGAGCTGATCAACAACTTCAACATAAAGGCTGAGCTGGATAACGTGTTCGACAAGACCTACTATTCCAATTCGTTCTCCCCCCTGTGGATCCAGCCGGGCACACCGAGGCGTGCCCGGATTTCAGCTGAATTGAGGTTTTAA